Proteins encoded together in one Meles meles chromosome 7, mMelMel3.1 paternal haplotype, whole genome shotgun sequence window:
- the LLPH gene encoding protein LLP homolog has translation MAKSLRSKWKRKMRAEKRKKNAPKELSRLKSILKIDSDVLMKDVQEIATVVVPKHCQEKTQSVVQDEKDDMKMETEIKRNKKSLLDQHGQYPIWMNQRQRKRLKAKREKGKGKSKAKAAKAAKGLAW, from the exons ATGGCTAAAAGTTTACGGAGTAAGTGGAAGAGGAAGATGCgtgcagaaaagagaaaaaagaatgccCCAAAGGAACTCAGCCGACTTAAAAGTATTCTTAAAATAGATAGTGATGTTTTAATGAAAGATGTTCAAGAGATAGCAACTGTGGTGGTACCCAAACATTGTCAAGAGAAAACTCAGTCCGTGGTACAAGATGAAAAAG ATGACATGAAAATGGAGACTGaaattaagagaaacaaaaagagtcTTCTAGACCAGCATGGACAGTACCCCATATGGATGAAccagagacaaaggaaaaggcTGAAGGCAAAGCGagaaaaagggaaggggaaaagcaaagcaaaagcaGCAAAGGCGGCCAAGGGTTTGGCCTGGTAG